From one Lotus japonicus ecotype B-129 chromosome 3, LjGifu_v1.2 genomic stretch:
- the LOC130748663 gene encoding cinnamoyl-CoA reductase 1, which translates to MPAAAGETICVTGAGGFIASWMVKLLLQKGYTVRGTVRNPDDPKNGHLRELEGASDRLTLIKVDLLELNSVRAAVHGSHGVFHTASPVTDNPEEMVEPAVNGAKNVIIAAAEAKVRRVVFTSSIGAVYMDPKRSVDSVVDESCWSDLEFCKDTKNWYCYGKAVAEQAAWDTAKEKGVDLVVVNPVLVLGPLLQPTINASTVHILKYLTGSAKTYANATQAYADVRDVALAHILVYERPEASGRYICSESSLHRGELVEILAKHFPEYPMPTKCKDEKNPRAKPYIFSNQKLKDLGLEFTPVSHSLYETVKSLQEKGHLTIPKQEDSIAVKS; encoded by the exons ATGCCAGCTGCTGCCGGCGAAACCATCTGTGTCACCGGCGCCGGCGGCTTCATCGCCTCATGGATGGTCAAACTCCTCTTGCAGAAAGGCTACACTGTGCGAGGAACTGTCCGAAACCCCGATGATCCCAAAAATGGTCACCTGAGAGAGTTGGAAGGAGCATCTGACAGGCTTACTCTGATCAAGGTTGACCTCCTTGAACTCAACTCTGTCAGAGCTGCTGTTCACGGCTCTCATGGCGTCTTTCACACTGCCTCTCCCGTCACTGATAACCCC GAAGAGATGGTGGAGCCGGCGGTGAATGGAGCCAAGAATGTGATCATAGCAGCTGCAGAAGCTAAGGTGCGGCGCGTGGTTTTCACCTCCTCAATTGGCGCCGTCTACATGGACCCTAAAAGGAGTGTAGATTCAGTGGTTGATGAGTCTTGTTGGAGTGATTTAGAGTTTTGCAAAGACACCAAG AATTGGTATTGCTATGGGAAGGCTGTGGCTGAGCAAGCAGCATGGGACACAGCAAAAGAGAAAGGGGTGGACTTGGTTGTGGTGAACCCGGTTCTGGTTCTTGGACCATTACTCCAACCAACCATCAATGCGAGCACGGTTCACATACTCAAGTACCTAACCGGTTCGGCTAAGACCTATGCAAATGCCACACAGGCTTATGCGGATGTTAGGGATGTGGCGTTGGCACACATACTTGTTTATGAGAGGCCAGAAGCTTCTGGTCGATACATATGTTCTGAGTCTTCACTGCACCGTGGAGAGCTTGTTGAGATTTTGGCCAAGCATTTCCCTGAGTACCCAATGCCTACCAA GTGTAAAGATGAAAAGAATCCAAGAGCAAAACCGTACATATTTTCAAATCAAAAGCTGAAAGATTTGGGATTGGAATTCACTCCAGTGAGTCACAGTTTATATGAGACCGTTAAGAGTCTGCAAGAGAAAGGTCACCTTACGATTCCTAAGCAAGAAGATTCTATTGCAGTGAAATCCTAA
- the LOC130748782 gene encoding 40S ribosomal protein S12-like: MSGEDVAVPVAAEPVAAAIPGEPMDIMTALQLVLRKSLAYGGLARGLHEGAKVIEKHAAQLCVLAEDCDQPDYVKLVKALCAEHNVSLLTVASAKTLGEWAGLCKIDSEGKARKVTGCSCVVVKDFGEEHEAYNVVLQHVKSN; this comes from the exons ATGTCAGG TGAAGATGTGGCTGTTCCAGTTGCAGCTGAGCCAGTTGCTGCTGCCATTCCTGGTGAGCCAATGGACATTATGACTGCATTGCAGCTTGTGCTGAGAAAGTCTCTGGCTTATGGCGGTCTTGCAAGAGGTCTTCATGAAGGTGCAAAAGTTATTGAAAAGCATGCTGCACAGCTCTGTGTTCTAGCAGAAGATTGTGATCAACCCGATTACGTCAAACTAGTGAAAGCCCTTTGTGCAGAGCACAATGTTAGCCTGTTGACAGTTGCAAGTGCAAAGACCCTTGGAGAATGGGCTGGT TTGTGCAAGATTGATTCAGAAGGCAAAGCTAGGAAGGTAACCGGTTGCTCCTGTGTGGTTGTCAAG GATTTCGGGGAGGAACACGAAGCTTATAATGTTGTTCTGCAGCATGTGAAATCTAACTAA